In Massilia antarctica, the following are encoded in one genomic region:
- a CDS encoding TetR/AcrR family transcriptional regulator yields the protein MRPKPNISPKKLPRQRRAIATVDALIEAATYILAREGLGGFTANKVAEKAGVNIASLYQYFPNKEALIFHIVQQTWARQLGRLAPILARPGPDHAKKLRDFLREFFLTEAAEVELRRALRTASIDLRETDEFKSLLSEGANLMKNFIAEAVRGEALEDLEFVVDFVVLLTTSFAERTTDAGTSGAKLIQQADLLTAMLVKQFGFTEGGK from the coding sequence ATGCGCCCTAAACCGAACATTAGCCCTAAGAAGTTGCCGCGACAGCGACGCGCCATCGCAACAGTAGACGCGTTGATAGAGGCAGCGACTTACATTTTGGCCCGCGAAGGGTTGGGGGGATTTACTGCGAACAAGGTTGCTGAAAAGGCGGGAGTGAATATTGCGTCGCTCTACCAGTACTTTCCAAATAAAGAAGCATTAATTTTCCATATCGTCCAGCAGACCTGGGCGCGGCAGCTTGGCCGGCTCGCACCAATCCTCGCTCGGCCAGGTCCTGATCATGCGAAGAAATTACGAGACTTTCTGCGAGAATTTTTCCTCACCGAAGCTGCAGAAGTTGAGCTGCGCCGCGCCTTACGCACTGCTTCTATTGATCTCAGGGAAACAGACGAATTCAAATCGCTGTTGTCCGAAGGTGCGAATCTTATGAAGAATTTCATTGCCGAGGCAGTCAGAGGCGAAGCACTTGAAGACCTTGAGTTTGTCGTTGATTTCGTTGTACTACTTACCACCAGCTTCGCTGAGCGCACGACGGATGCAGGAACTAGCGGCGCGAAGCTCATTCAACAAGCTGACTTGCTTACCGCGATGTTAGTCAAACAGTTCGGATTCACCGAAGGGGGCAAGTAG
- a CDS encoding M9 family metallopeptidase, giving the protein MFVERKIVLLAGLISACFSNVSYAKQADEGHTHQALKQAPMPHARQTLPPTMEQQRFNVAPTTKPRTDLMPTPDSSRMSSDTSMSARSMNVSPAPTPECKNMDTLTNYNGAALADYLVAMPDYECTYPLFSLTPAQAAKAYSSANMSAIASRFAREASTYNASNRALVNLALYLRAGYYLGGGGTIATPSAAFTASLRAPIKTLVEGSVLYQSNPLAGSTAAEVIKLITNTHDEAYFVASMKKLVVRFTNSSSNPNAVDALKQYDAAGGMTSALTVLFYAHSRPEALPVLQSDTSYPIALNNFVVQNKAALLGTSTAYMLNDAANEAFRFMQYPAQKATVKTMVQSTLASSSMAGADSALWLAAASAVKFYDNANCAQYGTCGYEQKLADAVLKVSYTCSPSLRIRAQEMTTAQLQSSCAILQKEEGYFHDMLQSNRVPVANDKNTSLELVVFDDYANYSKYASVIYDIDTNNGGMYLEGNPASATNQARFIAHEASWLRPAFSVWNLEHEYVHYLDGRFDMAGDFSAAVAKPSVWWIEGVAEYLSLRNNNQQSIDKARTGTYKLSDIFGNTYSMADYTDRAYRWGYMATRFMVEKHRNDVDAVVGKFRVGDYDGYQNYMNYIGTRYDNEFASWVKTATTAGEPPLPTVSLPPCANSSQLGKNCSISGFGSSSERYAYISLPTGAKNLRLFTSGGTGDVDLYVGRAHYPTTNWYDAASATPGNRESVTFSTPTNNQWYYIMLKAKQTFDGVTLNATYD; this is encoded by the coding sequence ATGTTTGTAGAACGTAAAATCGTATTACTGGCCGGGCTGATCAGCGCCTGTTTCAGCAACGTCAGCTATGCGAAGCAAGCCGATGAAGGCCATACCCACCAAGCACTGAAGCAGGCGCCGATGCCGCATGCGCGCCAGACCTTGCCGCCGACGATGGAGCAGCAGCGCTTTAACGTGGCGCCCACCACGAAACCGCGCACCGACCTGATGCCGACGCCCGACAGCAGCCGCATGAGCTCGGACACGAGCATGAGCGCGCGCAGCATGAACGTGAGCCCGGCCCCTACGCCCGAGTGCAAGAACATGGATACCCTGACCAACTACAACGGCGCCGCGCTGGCCGACTACCTGGTCGCGATGCCCGATTACGAGTGCACCTATCCGCTGTTTTCGCTGACCCCGGCGCAAGCGGCCAAGGCCTATTCGTCCGCCAACATGAGTGCCATCGCCAGCCGTTTCGCGCGTGAAGCGAGCACTTACAACGCCAGCAACCGCGCCCTGGTCAACCTGGCGCTGTATCTGCGCGCCGGCTACTACCTCGGCGGCGGCGGCACCATCGCCACTCCGTCGGCGGCGTTTACCGCATCGCTGCGCGCGCCGATCAAGACCCTGGTCGAGGGCAGCGTGTTGTACCAGTCGAATCCCCTGGCCGGCAGCACGGCGGCGGAAGTCATCAAGCTGATCACCAACACCCATGACGAAGCGTATTTCGTGGCGTCGATGAAAAAGCTGGTGGTGCGCTTTACCAATTCGTCGAGCAATCCGAACGCGGTCGACGCCCTCAAGCAATACGACGCCGCGGGCGGCATGACCTCGGCGCTGACGGTGCTGTTCTACGCCCACTCGCGGCCGGAGGCGCTGCCGGTGCTGCAAAGCGATACCAGCTATCCAATCGCGCTGAACAATTTCGTGGTGCAAAACAAAGCCGCGCTGCTGGGCACCTCGACGGCCTACATGCTCAACGATGCCGCCAACGAAGCCTTCCGCTTCATGCAGTACCCGGCGCAAAAGGCCACCGTGAAAACGATGGTGCAAAGCACCCTGGCCAGCAGCAGCATGGCCGGTGCCGACAGCGCCCTGTGGCTGGCGGCTGCCTCGGCCGTCAAATTCTATGACAACGCCAACTGCGCGCAATACGGAACCTGCGGCTACGAGCAGAAGCTGGCCGACGCCGTGCTCAAGGTCAGTTATACCTGCAGCCCGAGCCTGCGCATCCGCGCCCAAGAAATGACGACCGCCCAACTGCAGTCATCATGCGCCATCCTGCAGAAAGAGGAAGGCTATTTCCACGACATGCTGCAATCGAATCGCGTGCCGGTGGCGAACGACAAAAACACCTCGCTGGAACTGGTGGTGTTCGACGATTACGCCAATTACAGCAAGTATGCGTCGGTGATCTACGATATCGATACCAATAACGGCGGCATGTACCTGGAAGGCAACCCAGCCTCGGCCACCAACCAGGCGCGCTTCATCGCGCACGAAGCATCCTGGCTGCGTCCGGCGTTTTCGGTCTGGAACCTGGAACACGAATACGTGCACTACCTCGATGGCCGCTTCGACATGGCGGGCGACTTCAGTGCCGCCGTGGCCAAGCCGAGCGTGTGGTGGATCGAAGGCGTGGCCGAGTACCTCTCGCTGCGCAACAATAACCAGCAATCGATCGACAAGGCGCGCACCGGCACCTACAAGCTGAGCGACATTTTCGGCAATACGTACTCGATGGCCGACTACACCGACCGCGCCTATCGCTGGGGCTACATGGCGACCCGCTTCATGGTGGAAAAGCACCGTAACGACGTCGATGCGGTGGTGGGCAAGTTCCGGGTCGGCGATTACGACGGCTACCAGAACTACATGAACTATATCGGCACCCGTTACGACAACGAGTTCGCTTCCTGGGTGAAGACCGCCACCACGGCCGGCGAGCCGCCGCTGCCGACGGTCAGCCTGCCGCCATGCGCCAACAGCAGCCAGCTGGGCAAGAACTGCTCGATCAGCGGCTTCGGTTCGTCGAGCGAGCGCTATGCCTACATCTCGCTGCCGACCGGCGCCAAGAACCTGCGTCTGTTCACCAGCGGCGGCACGGGCGACGTCGACCTGTACGTGGGACGCGCGCATTATCCGACGACCAACTGGTATGACGCGGCATCGGCCACGCCAGGCAACCGCGAGAGCGTCACGTTCAGCACACCGACCAACAATCAGTGGTATTACATCATGCTCAAGGCTAAGCAGACCTTTGACGGCGTGACCCTCAACGCAACGTACGACTAA
- a CDS encoding M6 family metalloprotease domain-containing protein, protein MRTSMTIAAAMVLSLAAVTAEAAIPYQGHTYEFRQPSGEKLKIRLDGNDYYAEQRTEDGSLIVYDNAKHGFCYAHVNATGDQLVSSGVLATNGKPRMSGIASAKSEPGLSTAAKARLAQERYQKMHGHTLDVAQRTTAAMMAPSAVANAPVSGQMRGLTVIIDFSDAPGTITKPQVESFLNDPAYTGFGNAQSVRGYFLAVSGNKLDYSNTVTRYYRAKRPKTYYADASLDSGTRSQELIMEALNWVKSSEGFDFSTLSRDSTGHIKGLNFFYAGEADSPWSKGLWPHMGWLGERFCSNGACTGSYQISNMGQQPAIGTFVHESGHLIMGWPDLYDYDGSSQGSVADFCVMGFGGVGFQSQHRPTKPVGFLRYLAGWETVTELNPAINRSAPTGRLSEDASGHALYRWSNPANAAEAFYVEAIHKSEQNLYQPDQGLAVFHIDPTGTNTDEWHPYIQMEHADGKRDPENNVNRGDGGDLYDGVATRAFNNNVPNALASHGTNSRWWNGYASGFELANISVPGKIVSFDVGAVPTVPAANVYNGTLANQAEAIHPNPWFEYKGGTLGAVLVGPAGTDFDLRIEKWSNAAWVKVAESAGETSQEKISYVAAAGYYRIIVASYSGAGNYKLTVTK, encoded by the coding sequence ATGCGTACAAGTATGACCATCGCAGCCGCCATGGTGCTGTCCTTGGCGGCGGTCACTGCCGAGGCGGCCATTCCGTACCAGGGCCATACCTACGAATTTCGCCAGCCAAGCGGCGAAAAGCTGAAAATTCGCCTCGACGGCAACGATTACTACGCCGAACAGCGCACCGAAGACGGTTCGCTGATTGTTTATGATAACGCCAAACACGGTTTTTGCTACGCACACGTGAACGCCACGGGCGACCAGCTGGTGTCGAGCGGCGTACTGGCCACCAACGGCAAGCCGCGCATGTCCGGCATCGCGTCGGCCAAGAGCGAGCCGGGCCTGAGCACGGCGGCCAAGGCGCGCCTGGCCCAGGAGCGCTACCAGAAAATGCACGGGCACACCCTGGACGTGGCGCAGCGCACCACCGCCGCGATGATGGCGCCGAGCGCCGTGGCCAACGCTCCCGTCAGCGGCCAGATGCGCGGCCTGACCGTGATTATCGATTTCTCCGACGCGCCAGGCACGATCACCAAGCCGCAAGTCGAATCCTTCCTCAACGACCCGGCCTACACCGGCTTCGGCAATGCGCAATCGGTGCGCGGCTACTTCCTGGCGGTCTCCGGAAACAAGCTCGACTACAGCAATACGGTCACCCGTTACTACCGCGCCAAGCGTCCCAAGACTTACTACGCCGACGCCAGCCTGGACAGCGGCACGCGCTCGCAGGAATTGATCATGGAAGCGCTGAACTGGGTCAAGAGCAGCGAAGGCTTCGATTTTTCCACGCTCAGCCGCGACAGCACGGGCCACATCAAGGGCTTGAATTTCTTCTATGCGGGCGAAGCGGACAGCCCATGGTCGAAAGGCTTGTGGCCGCACATGGGCTGGCTGGGCGAGCGCTTCTGCAGCAACGGCGCCTGCACCGGCAGCTACCAGATCAGCAACATGGGCCAGCAGCCGGCGATCGGGACCTTCGTGCATGAATCGGGCCACTTGATCATGGGCTGGCCCGACCTGTACGACTACGATGGCAGCTCGCAAGGTTCGGTCGCCGATTTCTGCGTGATGGGCTTCGGTGGCGTGGGCTTCCAGAGCCAGCACCGTCCGACCAAGCCGGTCGGCTTCCTGCGCTACCTGGCCGGTTGGGAGACGGTGACCGAACTCAATCCGGCGATCAACCGCAGCGCGCCGACCGGGCGCCTGAGCGAGGACGCGAGCGGCCATGCGCTTTACCGCTGGAGCAACCCGGCCAACGCGGCCGAAGCGTTTTATGTGGAAGCGATCCACAAGAGCGAGCAGAACCTGTACCAGCCCGACCAGGGACTGGCGGTGTTCCACATCGACCCGACCGGCACCAACACGGATGAATGGCATCCCTACATCCAGATGGAACACGCGGACGGCAAGCGCGATCCGGAAAACAATGTGAACCGGGGCGATGGCGGCGACCTGTACGACGGCGTGGCCACGCGCGCCTTCAACAACAACGTGCCGAACGCGCTGGCGTCGCACGGCACCAATTCGCGCTGGTGGAATGGCTATGCGTCGGGCTTTGAGCTGGCCAACATCAGCGTCCCGGGCAAGATCGTCTCGTTCGACGTGGGCGCGGTGCCGACCGTGCCGGCCGCTAACGTCTACAACGGTACCCTGGCGAACCAGGCTGAAGCGATCCATCCCAACCCATGGTTCGAGTACAAGGGCGGCACCCTGGGCGCCGTGCTGGTCGGCCCGGCCGGCACCGACTTCGACCTGCGCATCGAGAAATGGAGCAACGCGGCCTGGGTCAAGGTGGCCGAGTCGGCCGGCGAAACCTCGCAGGAAAAGATCAGTTACGTCGCCGCCGCCGGCTACTACCGCATCATCGTCGCGTCCTACAGTGGCGCCGGCAACTACAAACTCACCGTGACCAAGTAA
- a CDS encoding serine hydrolase, which translates to MFKLSALCFASLVALQAPAAFAQDAARPASEQALASRIDAAIAPYYKADAPGATVIVTQDGKTVLRKAYGMADVAKGKAMTPDTALRLGSITKQFTAVGILMLLDEGKLALDDDITKFLPDYPTRGKRITIEHLLTHTSGIVSYTSRAGFERNSTNDMSVSGMIDTFKNDPLDFDPGTRFSYNNSGYFLLGAVIEKISGQPYAKFVEERIFKPLDMQHTAYEGHERNPGPRAAGHTKGWFGVTSSKPLSMSQPYAAGSLVSTVDDLARWDAAITAGKLLKPATWQKATTSYVLADGKPTNYGYGWQIGKLRGVPMVAHGGGINGFSTYALRLPQQKVYVAVLTNSDDAKIQPEMVASKAAAIAIGNPFPDFKAVKIDDALLDAYAGTYRIDANATRSFKRDNGKLVMQRSNREPITLTPYANDGFFMPDSLTTIVFARNAKGEVSHVVVHSQGSELINQRVGAP; encoded by the coding sequence ATGTTCAAGCTTTCCGCTCTTTGCTTCGCCTCTCTTGTCGCACTGCAGGCACCCGCCGCCTTCGCCCAGGACGCCGCGCGTCCCGCCAGCGAGCAAGCGCTGGCCAGCCGTATCGACGCCGCCATCGCCCCCTACTACAAAGCCGATGCGCCCGGCGCGACCGTCATCGTCACGCAAGATGGCAAGACCGTGCTGCGCAAGGCCTACGGCATGGCCGACGTCGCCAAGGGCAAGGCCATGACCCCCGACACGGCCCTGCGGCTCGGTTCCATCACCAAGCAGTTCACCGCCGTTGGCATCCTGATGTTGCTCGATGAAGGCAAGCTGGCGCTCGATGACGACATCACCAAATTCCTGCCGGATTACCCCACGCGCGGCAAGCGCATCACCATCGAGCACTTGCTCACGCATACGTCGGGCATCGTCAGCTATACCAGCCGGGCTGGCTTTGAGCGCAATTCCACGAACGACATGAGCGTGTCGGGCATGATCGACACCTTCAAGAACGACCCGCTCGATTTCGATCCCGGCACGCGCTTTTCCTACAACAATTCCGGCTACTTCCTGCTCGGCGCGGTGATCGAAAAAATCTCCGGCCAACCCTACGCCAAATTTGTCGAAGAGCGCATCTTCAAGCCGCTCGACATGCAGCACACCGCCTACGAAGGCCATGAACGCAATCCCGGCCCGCGCGCGGCCGGCCACACCAAAGGCTGGTTCGGCGTCACCTCATCCAAGCCGCTCAGCATGTCGCAGCCTTACGCGGCCGGCTCGCTGGTGTCGACCGTGGACGATCTGGCGCGCTGGGATGCGGCCATTACCGCCGGCAAGCTGCTCAAGCCGGCCACCTGGCAAAAGGCGACCACCAGCTACGTGCTGGCCGACGGCAAACCGACCAACTATGGCTATGGCTGGCAGATCGGCAAGCTGCGCGGCGTGCCGATGGTGGCGCATGGCGGCGGCATCAATGGCTTTTCCACGTATGCGCTGCGCTTGCCGCAGCAAAAAGTGTACGTCGCGGTCCTGACCAATAGCGACGACGCCAAAATCCAGCCGGAAATGGTCGCCAGCAAGGCCGCAGCCATCGCCATCGGCAATCCCTTCCCCGATTTCAAAGCCGTGAAGATCGACGACGCCTTGCTCGACGCCTATGCCGGCACCTATCGCATCGACGCCAACGCCACGCGCAGCTTCAAGCGCGACAATGGCAAGCTGGTCATGCAGCGCAGCAACCGCGAGCCGATCACCCTGACCCCGTACGCCAACGATGGCTTCTTCATGCCCGATTCGCTGACCACCATCGTGTTCGCGCGCAATGCCAAGGGGGAAGTGAGCCACGTGGTGGTCCACAGCCAGGGTTCGGAGCTGATCAACCAGCGCGTCGGCGCGCCCTAA
- a CDS encoding CoA-binding protein, with protein sequence MKSIPDILKDSKTIAVVGLSNRPERASHGVAAYLQRQGYRILGVNPAYAGQQILGVPVYASLAQAAAALDGPIDIVDCFRTSDAMLELAREAIDVGARCLWMQLGVVNQEAADLAAAAGLDVVMDHCMKIEHARSTAAA encoded by the coding sequence ATGAAATCCATCCCCGACATCCTGAAAGACAGCAAGACGATCGCCGTGGTCGGCTTGTCGAACCGGCCCGAGCGCGCCAGCCATGGCGTGGCCGCCTACCTGCAGCGGCAAGGCTACCGCATCCTCGGTGTCAATCCCGCTTATGCCGGCCAGCAAATCCTTGGTGTGCCGGTCTACGCCAGCCTGGCGCAGGCCGCCGCCGCCCTGGACGGTCCGATCGACATCGTCGATTGCTTCCGCACTTCCGACGCCATGCTCGAGCTCGCGCGCGAAGCCATCGACGTTGGCGCGCGCTGCCTGTGGATGCAGCTCGGCGTGGTCAACCAGGAAGCGGCCGACCTGGCCGCGGCGGCCGGGCTCGACGTGGTGATGGACCATTGCATGAAAATCGAGCACGCGCGCAGCACCGCCGCGGCATGA
- a CDS encoding PPK2 family polyphosphate kinase produces the protein MKARIRFRAPAGLKLREDDAGATPLRESGGKHPRSKEQIKAHERALTDALTAKIALHQQMLYSQRKQKVLLVLQGMDTSGKDGTVRVLFSRINPMGLNATQFKAPSLEEAAHDFLWRVHPHVPGAGEIAIFNRSHYEDVLVTRVQKLIDEKECKRRYAHIADFERMLAETGTVIVKVFLHISKEEQRRRLQARLDDPEKQWKFDENDLVQRKRWDDYRDAYERAICATDADHAPWYIIPADSKTHRNLLIASLLLEVMESLELRFPDTDPRLSKLKVE, from the coding sequence ATGAAGGCGCGCATCCGCTTCCGCGCGCCGGCCGGCCTCAAGCTGCGCGAGGACGATGCCGGCGCCACGCCGCTGCGCGAGTCCGGCGGCAAGCATCCCAGATCGAAGGAGCAGATCAAGGCCCACGAACGGGCCCTGACCGATGCGCTGACCGCGAAGATCGCGCTGCACCAGCAGATGCTGTATTCGCAGCGCAAGCAAAAAGTGCTCTTGGTACTGCAGGGCATGGATACCTCGGGCAAGGATGGCACGGTGCGCGTGCTGTTCAGCCGCATCAACCCCATGGGCTTGAATGCGACCCAGTTCAAGGCGCCCAGCCTGGAAGAAGCGGCGCACGATTTCCTGTGGCGCGTTCATCCGCACGTGCCGGGCGCCGGCGAGATCGCCATCTTCAACCGCAGCCATTACGAAGACGTGCTGGTCACGCGCGTGCAAAAGCTGATCGACGAAAAGGAATGCAAGCGCCGCTACGCCCACATCGCCGACTTCGAACGCATGCTGGCCGAAACCGGTACGGTGATCGTCAAGGTGTTCCTGCATATCTCGAAGGAGGAGCAGCGCCGGCGCCTGCAGGCGCGCCTGGACGACCCGGAAAAGCAATGGAAGTTCGACGAAAACGATCTGGTCCAGCGCAAGCGCTGGGATGACTATCGCGACGCCTACGAAAGGGCGATCTGCGCCACCGATGCCGACCACGCGCCGTGGTACATCATCCCGGCCGACTCCAAGACCCACCGCAACCTGCTGATCGCCAGCCTGCTGCTCGAAGTCATGGAATCGCTGGAACTGCGCTTCCCCGACACCGATCCGCGCCTGTCGAAACTGAAGGTCGAGTAG
- a CDS encoding HD-GYP domain-containing protein has product MHRASLSTSVNQHYLNKLMSLTEVMDVAASEDIVDVRGMKLVAKGARLTRAQQATLGGHKLKKALESSLRAEGGADNSLILETATRILDTSVPINRILGRNAGRGISPQTLLANMQFGHAMRMMLTLTDRDGPRALEHSVSVSLLSIGMAKKLQLSNDDQMAAALAGLLHDIGELYINPAYLKPGKRLLPHEWAHLVIHPRIGQMLITELESYPASVARAVSEHHERLDGTGYPRQSAGGMISGPGLAVSVAEMLAGVLHKDYPLERAELALKIIPGEHPHHFLSAISGALRNQPANRPIAPSRPDENDDAAIAQLWRRIADSLQAGHDMLSEDTARSPRVWALIERALARIRTIERAFISTGLDAYLKNNHGLHDHADGTLQFEKAVATREITWRLRDIARDLALNTADLASDRDMLAGLIDLLDGGLSDAAMPQAQVPARAA; this is encoded by the coding sequence ATGCATCGCGCCAGCCTGAGCACCAGCGTCAACCAGCACTACCTGAACAAATTGATGAGCCTGACCGAGGTGATGGATGTCGCCGCCAGCGAAGACATCGTCGATGTGCGCGGCATGAAGCTGGTGGCCAAGGGCGCCAGGCTGACGCGCGCCCAGCAGGCCACCCTGGGCGGGCACAAGCTCAAAAAGGCCCTGGAATCGTCGCTGCGCGCCGAAGGCGGCGCCGACAACAGCCTGATCCTCGAGACGGCCACGCGCATTCTCGACACCAGCGTCCCGATCAATCGTATCCTGGGACGCAACGCCGGGCGCGGCATTTCGCCGCAGACCTTGCTGGCGAACATGCAGTTCGGCCACGCCATGCGCATGATGCTCACCCTCACCGACCGCGATGGTCCGCGTGCGCTCGAACACAGCGTCAGCGTCAGCCTGCTGTCGATCGGCATGGCGAAAAAGCTGCAACTGTCGAACGACGACCAGATGGCGGCGGCCCTGGCCGGCCTGCTGCACGATATCGGCGAGCTGTACATCAACCCGGCTTACCTGAAGCCGGGCAAACGCCTGCTGCCGCACGAGTGGGCGCACCTGGTGATCCATCCGCGCATCGGCCAGATGCTCATCACGGAACTCGAATCCTACCCGGCCTCGGTGGCGCGGGCGGTGTCGGAACATCACGAACGGCTCGACGGCACCGGCTATCCGCGCCAGTCGGCCGGCGGGATGATCAGCGGGCCGGGGCTGGCGGTATCGGTAGCGGAAATGCTGGCCGGTGTGCTGCACAAGGATTATCCGCTCGAGCGCGCCGAACTGGCCTTGAAAATCATTCCGGGCGAGCATCCGCACCATTTTTTGTCGGCCATTTCGGGCGCCTTGCGCAACCAGCCGGCCAACCGGCCGATCGCCCCGTCGCGGCCCGACGAGAACGATGACGCGGCCATTGCGCAGCTGTGGCGCCGGATTGCCGATTCCCTGCAAGCCGGTCACGACATGCTGAGCGAGGATACCGCGCGCTCGCCGCGCGTCTGGGCCCTGATCGAACGGGCGCTGGCGCGCATCAGAACGATCGAGCGCGCCTTCATCAGCACAGGGCTCGATGCCTACCTTAAAAACAATCATGGCTTGCACGACCACGCCGACGGCACCCTGCAGTTCGAAAAAGCCGTGGCCACGCGTGAAATCACCTGGCGCCTGCGCGACATCGCGCGCGACCTGGCCTTGAACACGGCCGACCTGGCGAGCGACCGCGACATGCTGGCCGGCTTGATCGACTTGCTCGACGGCGGCCTGTCCGACGCGGCCATGCCGCAGGCGCAAGTGCCAGCGCGCGCGGCCTGA
- a CDS encoding glutathione peroxidase — translation MFKISALLLSSLSAVVLMSDPAQAQTPPASPAAPAVPAASCPALLKHSFKRLQDEAPQDLCQYAGKVVLVVNTASYCGYTTQYEGLEKLYAKYGAKGLVVLGFPSNDFGKQEPGNAKEIADFCYNTYGVKFPMFAKSSVTGAAANPLHAELIKATGKEPKWNFTKYLIDRNGKVIEHYPSKVTPEDKQLVGKIEQALGG, via the coding sequence ATGTTCAAGATTTCGGCACTTCTCCTGTCCAGCCTGTCCGCTGTTGTATTGATGAGCGATCCGGCGCAGGCCCAGACGCCACCGGCGTCCCCTGCGGCGCCGGCGGTGCCGGCCGCGAGTTGCCCGGCCTTGCTCAAGCATAGCTTCAAACGCTTGCAGGACGAGGCCCCGCAGGACCTGTGCCAGTACGCCGGCAAGGTCGTACTCGTCGTCAACACCGCCAGTTACTGCGGCTACACCACCCAGTACGAGGGGCTGGAAAAGCTGTACGCCAAATACGGCGCCAAGGGCCTGGTGGTGCTGGGCTTTCCGTCGAACGACTTCGGCAAGCAGGAGCCGGGCAATGCCAAGGAAATCGCCGATTTCTGCTACAACACCTACGGGGTCAAGTTCCCCATGTTCGCCAAGAGCTCCGTCACGGGCGCGGCCGCCAATCCCCTGCATGCGGAGCTGATCAAGGCCACCGGCAAGGAGCCGAAATGGAACTTCACCAAGTACCTGATCGACCGTAACGGCAAGGTCATCGAACACTATCCGAGCAAGGTCACGCCGGAAGACAAGCAGCTCGTGGGCAAGATCGAGCAAGCCCTCGGCGGTTGA
- a CDS encoding rhodanese-like domain-containing protein: MSAVTDVAPAPSPAALAHFEAQFAFETDCWDVHEALATGSPDFVLLDVRGSEKYSGGHVPGALDLAQRKIIGSTIAKYPDATVFVVYCAGPHCNGAARAAIRLARLGRPVKIMTGGIAGWLDEGFALHVQGA, translated from the coding sequence ATGTCCGCCGTTACCGATGTCGCACCCGCCCCGTCCCCTGCCGCGCTGGCGCACTTTGAAGCGCAGTTCGCGTTCGAAACCGATTGCTGGGATGTACACGAGGCGCTGGCCACCGGCAGCCCGGATTTCGTGCTGCTCGATGTGCGCGGCAGCGAGAAATACAGCGGCGGCCACGTGCCGGGCGCGCTCGATCTGGCGCAGCGCAAGATCATCGGATCGACCATCGCCAAGTATCCCGACGCGACGGTCTTTGTCGTCTACTGCGCCGGACCGCACTGCAACGGCGCCGCGCGGGCGGCGATCCGGCTCGCACGGCTGGGGCGCCCGGTCAAGATCATGACGGGCGGGATCGCGGGCTGGCTTGACGAAGGTTTCGCCCTGCACGTGCAAGGGGCATGA
- the ftrA gene encoding transcriptional regulator FtrA, whose product MKKHLVVALAYDGLCTFEFGCTVEVFALERPELEVDWYEFAVCAAEPGPIRAAGGIVISAPYAPQLLERADTIVIPGWRDPDEAPPPALLALLRAAHARGARLCSICSGVFVLAAAGLLDGLRATTHWRYADRLARRYPAIEVLPDDLYADAGQIITSAGSAAGIDMLLHLVRRDHGARVGNLVAQRLVVAPHREGGQAQYLPRPMAHDEKGRLTRLMDWVRAHPAERHTVASMALRAAMSERTLQRQFHDATGFGAHEWLIRERIAIVKDLLENPALPLAQVAERAGFASEASLRHHFRRLAATTPGAYRRQFARVAHN is encoded by the coding sequence ATGAAAAAACATCTCGTCGTTGCCTTGGCCTATGATGGCCTGTGCACCTTCGAATTCGGCTGCACGGTCGAAGTGTTCGCGCTCGAACGTCCGGAACTGGAGGTGGACTGGTACGAATTCGCCGTGTGCGCGGCCGAACCGGGGCCGATCCGCGCCGCCGGCGGCATCGTCATCAGCGCGCCTTATGCGCCGCAGCTGCTGGAGCGGGCCGACACCATCGTCATCCCCGGCTGGCGCGATCCCGACGAAGCGCCACCGCCCGCCTTGCTGGCGCTGCTGCGCGCCGCCCATGCGCGCGGTGCGCGTTTATGCTCGATCTGTTCCGGCGTGTTCGTGCTGGCCGCAGCCGGCCTGCTCGACGGCTTGCGCGCCACCACCCACTGGCGCTATGCCGACCGGCTGGCGCGGCGCTACCCGGCAATCGAGGTGCTGCCGGACGACCTGTATGCCGATGCCGGCCAGATCATCACCTCGGCCGGTTCGGCGGCCGGGATCGATATGCTGCTCCATCTCGTGCGGCGCGATCATGGCGCCCGTGTCGGCAACCTGGTGGCGCAGCGGCTGGTGGTCGCTCCGCACCGCGAAGGCGGGCAGGCGCAGTATCTGCCGCGGCCCATGGCGCATGACGAGAAAGGACGCCTGACCCGCCTGATGGACTGGGTGCGCGCGCATCCGGCCGAGCGGCATACGGTAGCCAGCATGGCGCTGCGCGCGGCCATGAGCGAGCGTACCTTGCAGCGCCAGTTCCATGACGCTACCGGCTTCGGTGCGCACGAATGGCTGATCCGCGAGCGCATCGCGATCGTCAAGGACCTGCTGGAAAACCCCGCATTGCCGCTCGCGCAGGTGGCCGAGCGCGCCGGGTTTGCATCCGAAGCGTCATTGCGCCATCACTTTCGCCGTCTGGCCGCCACCACGCCCGGCGCGTACCGGCGCCAGTTCGCGCGTGTCGCTCACAACTGA